The sequence TTCGCCGACGTGATGGTGTGCTATACCATGACCAGTTCCCTCTATATCATCACCTTCGGCATGGGTGCCAGCCCCTTCACCAACATTGAGTCGGTGAAGATCTTCTGCCAGAGCATGTGCGTGGCCGTCCTGGTCAACTACTTCTACGTGTTCTCCTTCTACGGTTCCTGCTTGGTGTTCGCTGGTCAGCTGGAGCAGAACCGCTACCACAGTGTGTTCTGCTGTAAGATCCCCTCAGTGGAGTACCTGGACCGTCAGCCCACCTGGTTCAAGACCATGATGAGCGACGGCCATGACCATGTCACGCACCACGAGGTCGTGCCCTACCACAACCACTTCATCCAGCACTTCCTGAGGGAGCACTACACGGAGTGGATCACCAACACCTATGTCAAGCCCTTTGTGGTCATCCTCTACCTGATCTACGCCTCCTTCTCCTTCATGGGATGTTTACAAATCAGTGATGGATCCAACATCGTCAACCTCCTAGCCAGCAACACGCCCAGTGTGTCCTATGCCACGACCCAGCAGAAGTACTTCAGTAACTACAGCCCCGTGATCGGCTTCTACATCTATGAGCCCATTGAGTACTGGAACTCCACGGTGCAGGAGCACCTCACAACGCTGAGCCACGGCTTCAACAAGATCTCCTGGATGGATAACTACTTTcagtatctgaaggtggtgaatGTGAGCGCCTCGACCAAAAGTGATTTCATCACCATCCTGCAGGGCTCCTTCCTGCGCAGCCCGGAGTATCAGCACTTCATGGAGGACATCATTCTGTCCAAGACAGATGGGGATGAAATGGAGATCATCGCGTCCAGGATGTACCTGGTGGCGCGGACCACAGAGAAGACACGGGAGGAGGTGGTAGAACTGCTGGAGAGGCTCCGCCCCCTTTCGCTCATCAACAACATCAAGTTCATCGTCTTCAACCCCACCTTCGTCTACATGGACCGCTACAGCTCCTCTGTGGTCTCACCCATCCTCACATCGGCCTTCAGCGTGCTCACCATCCTCATCCTCACCTTTTCCTGGTCATCAACCCTCTGGGGAACTTCTGGTTGATCCTGACCGTCACCTCCGTAGAGCTGGGGGTCCTGGGCCTCATGACCCTCTGGAATGTACACATGGACAGCATCTCTATCCTGTGCCTTATTTATACTCTCAACTTTGCCATGGATCACTGTGCACCCCACCTGTACACCTTCGTACTGGCCACGGAGCACACCAGGACCCAGTGCATTAAGATCTCGTTAGAGGAGCACGGGGCGGCCATTTTGCAAAACGCCTGCTGTTTCGTTATCGGGATGTTGCCCTTGGTGTTTGTGCCTTCCAATCTGACCTACACGCTGTTCAAGTGCTCCCTCCTCACCGCAGGCTGCACAGTGCTGCACTGTTTCGTCATCCTGCCTGTGTTTCTAACGTTTTTTCCCCCATCAAAAAAAAGGCACAAGAAGAAAAAACGGGCAAAACGGAAAGAgcgggagagggagcgggagatgctggagagggagagagtgagggagagggaggagatagagtGCATTGAAGTCAGGGAGAACCCTGATCATGTGACTAACGTCTGAGAAGCCGTGTGTCGGTGAGCGGCAGCGGGACAGTCTTCAGTGATTGTCGGGTGAGGTGTTGGAAGCATGTCCTAAAGCGAGGGTGGCCATGTGTTGTAGCCCCTCAAAGGGCCAGAGGGGTCAAAGCTGACCAGTCctcagaaggaggagggagggagggagatatagaCCAGCAGCCATGACCCAGCTAGACAGCCAGCAGCCATgctgtctagagtagagaccagaccGGGTCAGACCCATAGATCAGCTACTCCTTCAGACTGGATGGGACAGTGTATCTTATCTGCACAGTCTGCAAACGGTTCCCTCTGCTGTTCATACAGACACTCTCACACAACCAGGATGAAACTACAATATCATACATTTACTTACAGTGTAATGTGTAAGGGGATAATATATCTTATTCTAACCATTGTAAATCTACAGTATCGTGAGGAAAGTATGGTAGCATAAAAATGAGAGCAATGTGTACCTCCAAGGTTGGTGGTCAAAGTTATCTAAATTGTTTTCTACAATTTGTTTTATTAAATCTTTTGATCATCTACACAGGCTTATACTACCCCCATCACAAAGACCCCATTATAGTATGATTAGTatgacagacggacggacggacggacggacggacggacggacggacggacggacggacggacagacagacagacagacggacagacagacagacagacagacagacagacagacagacagacagacagacagacagacagacagacagacagacgtataCATTTGAATTTGTTTGAGAGTACACAGAAATAAAGCATACCCACATTAGATTCCATTCTTTCTTTCCGGTAAACACCCGAGCGAACAGCTGAACTGGGCAGATGGCGTACACTGTGTCCATTATGAAGAATTATCCTGCACATTGCATTGTGTGGATACAATTGTCAAGGTTAATTTTACAGGAAGACAGATATATCTGCTTTATTTCCATTCTCACATCTGTTCTTAGCCAACAATTAGAGTAGAACTGCAGCAAGGTACATAATCTAGGGCTTCATTCAGTCTGTATCCCTGAAGTGTTACAGATTGCACCATAGAAGCGTTATATGCAGCGTTTTattgtgaatgcagtctccgctaacGCGGTAACATTGACTTTCAATTCCAATCACGCTGTAACTTCTGCGATACGGATTGAACAGGTCCCTTAATAGAGTTAGTTCAGGAAATCATAGCAGGTGGCTTAACTAGGAGGGAAAAGGCAACTCTGAACTAGTAAAACCAAAAGGAGGAAGTACTGCAGAGGTTGAAGATCATACTGCCTTCCTAACTGGGCTAAGATATGAGGTGTCTCGAGAAATCATCTGAACATCATGGTTGGCAAGGCATCTTCAGTGTTTAACACGTTTCAGTGTCACACGTTTCAATGTCCCATGATTAAGAGGTGATTATGGATCATCATGAACAAAATAAATGATTGGGTGGGTTGGACATGACAGGTCATAATTTAATCAGAGATACATTGTTTCTTTTTGTTTGTGTGAAAGACTATGGTGCCAAATAATTCGAGCGGGAAAAAAATATGGGTGCCGATTTGTTGGTACGTGGATattctgtcaaatcaaatcatgaTGTAAAAGACATCCTATTGGTTCAAACCTCAAAGTAATGCCATACATCACAATGATGCGTGTTTAAACAACCGTTGGTGATGTATATTAGCATTCCAATGGCTTTCATGGACCATTGCTTGATCTACTTTAGAAATCTCCAGAGAACATCAATATTCTCCTCTAGTAGCCACTCTGCTATCCAGAATGGCCAGAGTGGAGTCCCTCTCCCCGTCGGAAAACCAAGCGCATTATCAAGCTAAGTCTGATGATGCTGGATAAGATCTCTGTAAGGGCAGACACTCTCAAGGTCAGAATGCAGGGTGGTTTGTGGCATGTGACAGAATGCCTCTCATGTAAAAGGATGTGGCTGTCCGTAGGTTATTCTTAATTGAAAGTTATGACCTTGAGAGGGCATTGCTGTCTTTATGTGCTGCTTGAAAGGGACAAAGTACCTCTCAAAAAGGGCAATAAAAGCTATGAGGGCAGCTGAAGCAACTTTATGTGTGTTTGGACCAAAAGTTAGAGAAGCTTAcaggagtaaaatggtcagtagAATTAACCATCTTGAAAGCAACATATTGAAGTAAAGAAGCGAAAAGCAGTTCCTGCTTCTGTATGAAACAGTAGCTCGCTAGTTATCAAGATAATGCCTTTACCTGCTCATGGGCTTTCACACTCCTCCTTTATTAAAATAAATGGGATGAAAAGGGTCCTCTCCCTCATGCAAGAAATCACCCTCCTCACAAAAGACTAATGACGGCCATTTTGTCTGAAAGTTAGCAATGAATGAATCTCTCACGTAAAAAAATGATGACAAGGTAAATCCCTAATTTCATTCTCAAATCTCTTATCCGTGGTGATGATTAATCCTAAGCGTTAAAGCCTAAATAGCAAGAGAGAATCTCATAACTTAGTAACCAGACATAGTTACTACAAAGCGATGGGTATAGGCTAGCTACAAAACCTGCAACTGTTGGTGTCACTGCATTTTTGTAAAAGCCATGTCATGTATGTATAGTAAGAAGGTTTCAACATTTAATATAAAGGGGACAAATGCCAATTGAAATCATTGACTTCCCAAAATGACTGTGTACGCATGgcactgtaatgtattgatgcatGTATTTGATTTCTGTATATTTAATCTGTGTATCCTTATTTTGCAACGCTGTGTTAACCCATGTTTGTTGTTTAAATGCATATTCTATAACATTTTGTCCCACAAAGTAACAAAATGTCCTTTATGTTCAACAAAACAGAAGCCAGAGGATCATATGTGTAATATAACTGTATATGATTTTTTTAAAGATTTTCTATGAAAAAAACTCTATGATATTAGATTTTTTTAAAGCTGAAATGTTCTTATAAAAAAAGCAATAAAGGAAAAAAGGGTTGAACACAGTAATAAACTGCAGAATGTCAACAGTAAACTGAGTAGATCAACCTGTTGCAGCTCCAGTGGACCTAAATGTTTGTGGTGCATCAACAAATGTAATACGTTCTCTATGGGGAGACTGTGGATTCTGCTTGTTTTCCTGGTTTGTTTCTTGGTTTATTCCTCACTACTTGGCCATTATATTACAGGGAGATATTACAGCCTCTTTTTACTACACTGCAATTTTGTTTCGCTTGGTTGTGGTTATTTCCTTTCTATCAGAATAGTATGCAAAACAACAAACAATAATGCAAAGAATTGCAACGGTATATGCGGAACATGTCTAAGACTGAGCTAAAAGGTTTGCTGTGCTGTTATGACCCGTACTTACATAACTACTGTTGAATTTTCAGATTACAATATCATTATACATGATCCATGAACATGCTTAACCCTCCAATAACTTTCAATGTTTTTTTTGCTAGACACTCATGATACAGGATAGTCAATTCATCTTTTGAAGTACTCAGCTTGCTGTACTTTCTGTATACAAGCCAT is a genomic window of Oncorhynchus nerka isolate Pitt River linkage group LG24, Oner_Uvic_2.0, whole genome shotgun sequence containing:
- the ptchd4 gene encoding LOW QUALITY PROTEIN: patched domain-containing protein 1 (The sequence of the model RefSeq protein was modified relative to this genomic sequence to represent the inferred CDS: inserted 1 base in 1 codon), which encodes MCFIGRSWASASWIWRRMLRQMIHRGLKASFYWLGLFVSRHPVFFLTVPAVLTIIFGSTVLSRFKPETDIEILVAPTHSFAKVERSLANSLFPIDQSKNKLYSDLHTPGRYGRLILLAKSGGNILELADQVLQVHKQVLDLRVNYKGFNYTFAHLCVLSHQDKRCLLDDIITIFEDIRLAILSNHTFSKVPVTYPNTTLKDGRVSFIGHQLGGVAFSPNSRDQQVKFARAIQITYYLRNHGPVVQDVIAEKWENAFCTLITRLSTLSEDLHIQSLTSFSLWRDFHQTGVLAKGEVLVSLVLLLLAATISSSMRDCLRGKPFLGLLGVLTIAIANVTSAGIFFISDGKFNSTLLGIPFFSMGHGTKGVFELLAGWRRTRESLPFKERVADAFADVMVCYTMTSSLYIITFGMGASPFTNIESVKIFCQSMCVAVLVNYFYVFSFYGSCLVFAGQLEQNRYHSVFCCKIPSVEYLDRQPTWFKTMMSDGHDHVTHHEVVPYHNHFIQHFLREHYTEWITNTYVKPFVVILYLIYASFSFMGCLQISDGSNIVNLLASNTPSVSYATTQQKYFSNYSPVIGFYIYEPIEYWNSTVQEHLTTLSHGFNKISWMDNYFQYLKVVNVSASTKSDFITILQGSFLRSPEYQHFMEDIILSKTDGDEMEIIASRMYLVARTTEKTREEVVELLERLRPLSLINNIKFIVFNPTFVYMDRYSSSVVSPILTSAFSVLTILILTXFLVINPLGNFWLILTVTSVELGVLGLMTLWNVHMDSISILCLIYTLNFAMDHCAPHLYTFVLATEHTRTQCIKISLEEHGAAILQNACCFVIGMLPLVFVPSNLTYTLFKCSLLTAGCTVLHCFVILPVFLTFFPPSKKRHKKKKRAKRKEREREREMLERERVREREEIECIEVRENPDHVTNV